One part of the Falco peregrinus isolate bFalPer1 chromosome 14, bFalPer1.pri, whole genome shotgun sequence genome encodes these proteins:
- the PRMT7 gene encoding protein arginine N-methyltransferase 7 isoform X3 → MNAKYFQGIRAAVSRVKEKGEKAIVLDIGTGTGLLSMMAASAGADFCYAIEVFKPMANAAVKIVEKNGFRDKIKVINKHSTEVTVGPDGDMQCRANILVTELFDTELIGEGALPTYEHAHKYLVQEGCEAVPHRATVYAQLVESTRMWSWNKLFPVHVEAEDGEKIIVSPSEMENCPGVPSVCDIQLNQMPLSDFTILSDVVTMFSVDFSKPVRSASTYYRVQLEPVKSGKAQIVLSWWDIDMDPSGTINCTMAPYWVKSTSAFQWRDHWMQCVYFLPNEEPVLQGEKVYLTASRDEYSVWYMLQKARGEEDNKADDRVESPVCRCQAHLLWNRPRFGELNDQNRTRQYIKSLMKVLKSDSVCLCVSDGSLLPMLAHYLGAKQVFTLENSAVSCSVMEKFFKANHLEDKIKIIEARPELLTSAHLEDKKISVLVGEPFFTTSLLPWHNLYFWYARTAVTSHLTSNVTVLPQSASLHMVIVEFQDLWRIRSPCGTCEGFDVQTMDDMINNSLNFRESKEAEPHPLWEYPCKSLSDPQEVLIFDFRKPVPQDCLSTEGSVNLLRKGKSHGAVLWMEYHLAADISVSTGLMQISNEKGNCEWNPHCKQAVYFFSSVTEPETLSDLPSAITYTINFNTKTGEIAMDFKLL, encoded by the exons ATG AATGCGAAATATTTCCAAGGTATTCGTGCTGCAGTGAgcagagtaaaagaaaaaggtgaaaaagcGATTGTTCTAGACATAGGGACTGGCACAGGACTTCTGTCTATGATGGCAGCTTCAGCAGGTGCCGATTTCTGCTATGCAATTGAG GTTTTCAAGCCCATGGCTAATGCTGCTGTGAAGATAGTGGAGAAAAATGGTTTTCGTGACAAGATCAAGGTAATCAACAAGCACTCCACTGAAGTCACAGTTGGCCCAG ATGGAGATATGCAATGTCGTGCAAACATCCTGGTAACTGAATTATTTGATACAGAGCTGATAGGAGAAGGAGCTTTACCAACCTATGAACATGCACACAAATACCTTGTACAG GAAGGATGTGAGGCAGTACCTCACAGGGCAACGGTGTATGCCCAATTAGTGGAATCCACAAGAATGTGGTCCTGGAACAAACTGTTTCCTGTTCATGTCGAAGCAGAGGATGGTGAAAAAATTATAGTCTCCCCTTCAGAAATGGAGAACTGTCCAGGTGTTCCTTCTGTTTGTGATATCCAGCTGAACCAGATGCCTTTAAGTGACTTCACTATCCTTAGTGATGTGGTGACGATGTTCAG TGTGGATTTCAGTAAGCCAGTAAGGAGTGCTTCTACCTACTACAGAGTGCAGCTGGAGCCTGTAAAATCTGGCAAGGCACAAATTGTACTTTCCTGGTGGGATATCGACATGGACCCCTCTGGGACAATAAATTGCACAATGGCTCCATACTGGGTAAAATCCACTTCTGCTTTCCAG TGGAGAGATCACTGGATGCAGTGTgtatattttcttcctaatgaGGAGCCAGTTCTCCAGGGTGAGAAGGTGTATCTGACTGCCTCTCGTGATGAGTACTCTGTGTGGTATATGCTGCAGAAAGCCAG aggagaAGAAGATAATAAAGCAGATGATCGTGTTGAAAGTCCTGTTTGTAGATGTCAGGCTCATCTTCTTTGGAATAGACCACGCTTTGGGGAATTAAATGATCAGAACCGAACGCGCCAATACATCAAGTCTTTGATGAAA gtGCTGAAAAGTGATAGTGTTTGCCTTTGTGTCAGTGATGGCAGTCTGCTGCCTATGCTGGCTCACTATCTTGGAGCAAAGCAG gTGTTTACATTGGAAAACTCTGCTGTGTCCTGTTCTGTCATGGAAAAA ttttttaaagcaaatcatcttgaagataaaattaaaataatagagGCACGTCCTGAGTTGCTGACGTCTGCTCATTTGGAAGATAAAAAG ATTTCTGTTCTTGTGGGAGAGCCGTTTTTTACTACAAGTTTGTTGCCGTGGCATAATCTGTATTTCTGGTATGCTAGGACTGCTGTGACCAGTCACCTTACAAGTAATGTCACTGTCCTACCTCAGTCTGCTTCTTTGCACATGGTAATTGTGGAGTTTCAG gaCTTATGGAGAATCCGGAGTCCATGTGGCACCTGTGAAGGTTTTGACGTCCAGACTATGGATGATATGATTAAT aattCTCTGAATTTTAGGGAATCCAAGGAAGCAGAACCTCACCCTCTGTGGGAGTATCCTTGCAAGTCACTTTCTGACCCCCAGGAAGTTTTGATATTTGACTTCAGAAAGCCTGTACCACAAGACTGTCTCAGCACAGAGGGTTCTGTAAATCTTTTACG gaaaggaaagagcCATGGAGCAGTTCTGTGGATGGAATATCATCTTGCTGCTGATATCTCTGTTAGTACAGGACTGATGCAGATTTCTAATGAAAAG GGAAACTGTGAATGGAATCCCCACTGCAAGCAAGCTGTCTATTTCTTCAGTTCTGTTACTGAACCAGAAACTCTATCAGACCTTCCTAGTGCCATCACATACACTATAAATTTCAACACAAAGACAGGAGAGATTGCCATGGATTTTAAGCTACTGTAA
- the SLC7A6OS gene encoding probable RNA polymerase II nuclear localization protein SLC7A6OS isoform X2 encodes MERSAVLRVKRKRGGTEPAEALLLACKRLRTERGGAQPVERSLFKLVATVSSKNEPVQKYIQEAITRNKAQSLRPSLGSTQRIIQDLRSSKQAKRKENRYRVIASNRPNCTETVAPVINGETSIDGDRSDSEATEDASQEENSAVHKSSDCCGKFQLFDIVQEEEVVGESSVTAANPQTDPDVILCNAVEMIRERLNLSEDHKKEHHEKEDEYVYDIYCMETSAPGWIQNILSVQPYREDYELVDDEHVPGEVYEDEDDENDENNWRNDYPDEDEFLPEEDGDGEKESEESFSDEDQSYRRRTWNKYRQEVLQEFGYDDIQDLDSD; translated from the exons ATGGAGCGGTCGGCGGTGCTGCGCGTCAAGCGGAAGCGCGGCGGGACGGAGCCGGCCGAGGCGCTGCTGCTCGCCTGCAAACGGCTGCGCACGGAGCGCGGCGGTGCCCAGCCGGTGGAGAGGAGCCTCTTCAAGCTGGTGGCGACCGTGTCCTCCAAG AATGAACCAGTTCAGAAATACATTCAAGAAGCAATCACTCGAAACAAAGCTCAAAGTCTGCGACCCTCTTTAGGAAGCACTCAGCGAATCATTCAGGACCTCCGTTCTTCCAAGcaagcaaaaaggaaggaaaaccgTTATCGTGTAATAGCCAGCAATCGACCTAACTGTACTGAAACAGTTGCACCTGTCATAAATGGCGAGACATCAATTGATGGTGACAGATCAGACTCCGAAGCGACAGAAGATGCTTCGCAGGAGGAGAACAGTGCTGTTCATAAGAGTTCGGACTGCTGTGGAAAATTCCAGTTGTTTGATATTGTacaagaggaggaggtggtagGAGAGTCCAGTGTAACTGCTGCAAACCCACAG aCTGATCCAGATGTGATTCTTTGCAATGCAGTAGAGATGATCCGTGAGCGTTTAAATCTTTCTGAAGATCATAAAAAAGAACACCACGAGAAAGAAGATGAGTATGTTTATGACATCTACTGCATGGAAACATCAGCCCCTGGTTGGATccaaaatattctttctgtaCAGCCCTATAGAGAAGACTATGAACTG GTAGACGATGAGCATGTTCCAGGGGAAGTGTATGAAGACGAAGATgatgaaaatgatgaaaataacTGGCGTAATGATTATCCTGATGAAGATGAATTCTTACCTGAGGAAGATGGTGATGGAGAAAAAG AGTCTGAAGAGAGCTTCAGTGACGAGGACCAAAGTTACAGGAGAAGAACATGGAACAAATATCGACAGGAGGTTCTACAGGAATTTGGATATGATGACATCCAGGATCTGGATTCTGACTAA
- the PRMT7 gene encoding protein arginine N-methyltransferase 7 isoform X1: protein MKTFCGRANPTTGAMEWVEEDEDYDYHQEIARSRYADMLHDKDRNAKYFQGIRAAVSRVKEKGEKAIVLDIGTGTGLLSMMAASAGADFCYAIEVFKPMANAAVKIVEKNGFRDKIKVINKHSTEVTVGPDGDMQCRANILVTELFDTELIGEGALPTYEHAHKYLVQEGCEAVPHRATVYAQLVESTRMWSWNKLFPVHVEAEDGEKIIVSPSEMENCPGVPSVCDIQLNQMPLSDFTILSDVVTMFSVDFSKPVRSASTYYRVQLEPVKSGKAQIVLSWWDIDMDPSGTINCTMAPYWVKSTSAFQWRDHWMQCVYFLPNEEPVLQGEKVYLTASRDEYSVWYMLQKARGEEDNKADDRVESPVCRCQAHLLWNRPRFGELNDQNRTRQYIKSLMKVLKSDSVCLCVSDGSLLPMLAHYLGAKQVFTLENSAVSCSVMEKFFKANHLEDKIKIIEARPELLTSAHLEDKKISVLVGEPFFTTSLLPWHNLYFWYARTAVTSHLTSNVTVLPQSASLHMVIVEFQDLWRIRSPCGTCEGFDVQTMDDMINNSLNFRESKEAEPHPLWEYPCKSLSDPQEVLIFDFRKPVPQDCLSTEGSVNLLRKGKSHGAVLWMEYHLAADISVSTGLMQISNEKGNCEWNPHCKQAVYFFSSVTEPETLSDLPSAITYTINFNTKTGEIAMDFKLL from the exons ATGAAGACCTTTTGTGGAAGAGCTAATCCAACCACTGGTGCTATGGAGTGGGTAGAAGAGGATGAGGACTACGACTACCATCAGGAAATAGCAAG gtCACGGTATGCAGATATGCTTCATGATAAAGATAGA AATGCGAAATATTTCCAAGGTATTCGTGCTGCAGTGAgcagagtaaaagaaaaaggtgaaaaagcGATTGTTCTAGACATAGGGACTGGCACAGGACTTCTGTCTATGATGGCAGCTTCAGCAGGTGCCGATTTCTGCTATGCAATTGAG GTTTTCAAGCCCATGGCTAATGCTGCTGTGAAGATAGTGGAGAAAAATGGTTTTCGTGACAAGATCAAGGTAATCAACAAGCACTCCACTGAAGTCACAGTTGGCCCAG ATGGAGATATGCAATGTCGTGCAAACATCCTGGTAACTGAATTATTTGATACAGAGCTGATAGGAGAAGGAGCTTTACCAACCTATGAACATGCACACAAATACCTTGTACAG GAAGGATGTGAGGCAGTACCTCACAGGGCAACGGTGTATGCCCAATTAGTGGAATCCACAAGAATGTGGTCCTGGAACAAACTGTTTCCTGTTCATGTCGAAGCAGAGGATGGTGAAAAAATTATAGTCTCCCCTTCAGAAATGGAGAACTGTCCAGGTGTTCCTTCTGTTTGTGATATCCAGCTGAACCAGATGCCTTTAAGTGACTTCACTATCCTTAGTGATGTGGTGACGATGTTCAG TGTGGATTTCAGTAAGCCAGTAAGGAGTGCTTCTACCTACTACAGAGTGCAGCTGGAGCCTGTAAAATCTGGCAAGGCACAAATTGTACTTTCCTGGTGGGATATCGACATGGACCCCTCTGGGACAATAAATTGCACAATGGCTCCATACTGGGTAAAATCCACTTCTGCTTTCCAG TGGAGAGATCACTGGATGCAGTGTgtatattttcttcctaatgaGGAGCCAGTTCTCCAGGGTGAGAAGGTGTATCTGACTGCCTCTCGTGATGAGTACTCTGTGTGGTATATGCTGCAGAAAGCCAG aggagaAGAAGATAATAAAGCAGATGATCGTGTTGAAAGTCCTGTTTGTAGATGTCAGGCTCATCTTCTTTGGAATAGACCACGCTTTGGGGAATTAAATGATCAGAACCGAACGCGCCAATACATCAAGTCTTTGATGAAA gtGCTGAAAAGTGATAGTGTTTGCCTTTGTGTCAGTGATGGCAGTCTGCTGCCTATGCTGGCTCACTATCTTGGAGCAAAGCAG gTGTTTACATTGGAAAACTCTGCTGTGTCCTGTTCTGTCATGGAAAAA ttttttaaagcaaatcatcttgaagataaaattaaaataatagagGCACGTCCTGAGTTGCTGACGTCTGCTCATTTGGAAGATAAAAAG ATTTCTGTTCTTGTGGGAGAGCCGTTTTTTACTACAAGTTTGTTGCCGTGGCATAATCTGTATTTCTGGTATGCTAGGACTGCTGTGACCAGTCACCTTACAAGTAATGTCACTGTCCTACCTCAGTCTGCTTCTTTGCACATGGTAATTGTGGAGTTTCAG gaCTTATGGAGAATCCGGAGTCCATGTGGCACCTGTGAAGGTTTTGACGTCCAGACTATGGATGATATGATTAAT aattCTCTGAATTTTAGGGAATCCAAGGAAGCAGAACCTCACCCTCTGTGGGAGTATCCTTGCAAGTCACTTTCTGACCCCCAGGAAGTTTTGATATTTGACTTCAGAAAGCCTGTACCACAAGACTGTCTCAGCACAGAGGGTTCTGTAAATCTTTTACG gaaaggaaagagcCATGGAGCAGTTCTGTGGATGGAATATCATCTTGCTGCTGATATCTCTGTTAGTACAGGACTGATGCAGATTTCTAATGAAAAG GGAAACTGTGAATGGAATCCCCACTGCAAGCAAGCTGTCTATTTCTTCAGTTCTGTTACTGAACCAGAAACTCTATCAGACCTTCCTAGTGCCATCACATACACTATAAATTTCAACACAAAGACAGGAGAGATTGCCATGGATTTTAAGCTACTGTAA
- the SLC7A6OS gene encoding probable RNA polymerase II nuclear localization protein SLC7A6OS isoform X1: protein MERSAVLRVKRKRGGTEPAEALLLACKRLRTERGGAQPVERSLFKLVATVSSKNEPVQKYIQEAITRNKAQSLRPSLGSTQRIIQDLRSSKQAKRKENRYRVIASNRPNCTETVAPVINGETSIDGDRSDSEATEDASQEENSAVHKSSDCCGKFQLFDIVQEEEVVGESSVTAANPQKTDPDVILCNAVEMIRERLNLSEDHKKEHHEKEDEYVYDIYCMETSAPGWIQNILSVQPYREDYELVDDEHVPGEVYEDEDDENDENNWRNDYPDEDEFLPEEDGDGEKESEESFSDEDQSYRRRTWNKYRQEVLQEFGYDDIQDLDSD from the exons ATGGAGCGGTCGGCGGTGCTGCGCGTCAAGCGGAAGCGCGGCGGGACGGAGCCGGCCGAGGCGCTGCTGCTCGCCTGCAAACGGCTGCGCACGGAGCGCGGCGGTGCCCAGCCGGTGGAGAGGAGCCTCTTCAAGCTGGTGGCGACCGTGTCCTCCAAG AATGAACCAGTTCAGAAATACATTCAAGAAGCAATCACTCGAAACAAAGCTCAAAGTCTGCGACCCTCTTTAGGAAGCACTCAGCGAATCATTCAGGACCTCCGTTCTTCCAAGcaagcaaaaaggaaggaaaaccgTTATCGTGTAATAGCCAGCAATCGACCTAACTGTACTGAAACAGTTGCACCTGTCATAAATGGCGAGACATCAATTGATGGTGACAGATCAGACTCCGAAGCGACAGAAGATGCTTCGCAGGAGGAGAACAGTGCTGTTCATAAGAGTTCGGACTGCTGTGGAAAATTCCAGTTGTTTGATATTGTacaagaggaggaggtggtagGAGAGTCCAGTGTAACTGCTGCAAACCCACAG aagaCTGATCCAGATGTGATTCTTTGCAATGCAGTAGAGATGATCCGTGAGCGTTTAAATCTTTCTGAAGATCATAAAAAAGAACACCACGAGAAAGAAGATGAGTATGTTTATGACATCTACTGCATGGAAACATCAGCCCCTGGTTGGATccaaaatattctttctgtaCAGCCCTATAGAGAAGACTATGAACTG GTAGACGATGAGCATGTTCCAGGGGAAGTGTATGAAGACGAAGATgatgaaaatgatgaaaataacTGGCGTAATGATTATCCTGATGAAGATGAATTCTTACCTGAGGAAGATGGTGATGGAGAAAAAG AGTCTGAAGAGAGCTTCAGTGACGAGGACCAAAGTTACAGGAGAAGAACATGGAACAAATATCGACAGGAGGTTCTACAGGAATTTGGATATGATGACATCCAGGATCTGGATTCTGACTAA
- the PRMT7 gene encoding protein arginine N-methyltransferase 7 isoform X2, whose translation MLHDKDRNAKYFQGIRAAVSRVKEKGEKAIVLDIGTGTGLLSMMAASAGADFCYAIEVFKPMANAAVKIVEKNGFRDKIKVINKHSTEVTVGPDGDMQCRANILVTELFDTELIGEGALPTYEHAHKYLVQEGCEAVPHRATVYAQLVESTRMWSWNKLFPVHVEAEDGEKIIVSPSEMENCPGVPSVCDIQLNQMPLSDFTILSDVVTMFSVDFSKPVRSASTYYRVQLEPVKSGKAQIVLSWWDIDMDPSGTINCTMAPYWVKSTSAFQWRDHWMQCVYFLPNEEPVLQGEKVYLTASRDEYSVWYMLQKARGEEDNKADDRVESPVCRCQAHLLWNRPRFGELNDQNRTRQYIKSLMKVLKSDSVCLCVSDGSLLPMLAHYLGAKQVFTLENSAVSCSVMEKFFKANHLEDKIKIIEARPELLTSAHLEDKKISVLVGEPFFTTSLLPWHNLYFWYARTAVTSHLTSNVTVLPQSASLHMVIVEFQDLWRIRSPCGTCEGFDVQTMDDMINNSLNFRESKEAEPHPLWEYPCKSLSDPQEVLIFDFRKPVPQDCLSTEGSVNLLRKGKSHGAVLWMEYHLAADISVSTGLMQISNEKGNCEWNPHCKQAVYFFSSVTEPETLSDLPSAITYTINFNTKTGEIAMDFKLL comes from the exons ATGCTTCATGATAAAGATAGA AATGCGAAATATTTCCAAGGTATTCGTGCTGCAGTGAgcagagtaaaagaaaaaggtgaaaaagcGATTGTTCTAGACATAGGGACTGGCACAGGACTTCTGTCTATGATGGCAGCTTCAGCAGGTGCCGATTTCTGCTATGCAATTGAG GTTTTCAAGCCCATGGCTAATGCTGCTGTGAAGATAGTGGAGAAAAATGGTTTTCGTGACAAGATCAAGGTAATCAACAAGCACTCCACTGAAGTCACAGTTGGCCCAG ATGGAGATATGCAATGTCGTGCAAACATCCTGGTAACTGAATTATTTGATACAGAGCTGATAGGAGAAGGAGCTTTACCAACCTATGAACATGCACACAAATACCTTGTACAG GAAGGATGTGAGGCAGTACCTCACAGGGCAACGGTGTATGCCCAATTAGTGGAATCCACAAGAATGTGGTCCTGGAACAAACTGTTTCCTGTTCATGTCGAAGCAGAGGATGGTGAAAAAATTATAGTCTCCCCTTCAGAAATGGAGAACTGTCCAGGTGTTCCTTCTGTTTGTGATATCCAGCTGAACCAGATGCCTTTAAGTGACTTCACTATCCTTAGTGATGTGGTGACGATGTTCAG TGTGGATTTCAGTAAGCCAGTAAGGAGTGCTTCTACCTACTACAGAGTGCAGCTGGAGCCTGTAAAATCTGGCAAGGCACAAATTGTACTTTCCTGGTGGGATATCGACATGGACCCCTCTGGGACAATAAATTGCACAATGGCTCCATACTGGGTAAAATCCACTTCTGCTTTCCAG TGGAGAGATCACTGGATGCAGTGTgtatattttcttcctaatgaGGAGCCAGTTCTCCAGGGTGAGAAGGTGTATCTGACTGCCTCTCGTGATGAGTACTCTGTGTGGTATATGCTGCAGAAAGCCAG aggagaAGAAGATAATAAAGCAGATGATCGTGTTGAAAGTCCTGTTTGTAGATGTCAGGCTCATCTTCTTTGGAATAGACCACGCTTTGGGGAATTAAATGATCAGAACCGAACGCGCCAATACATCAAGTCTTTGATGAAA gtGCTGAAAAGTGATAGTGTTTGCCTTTGTGTCAGTGATGGCAGTCTGCTGCCTATGCTGGCTCACTATCTTGGAGCAAAGCAG gTGTTTACATTGGAAAACTCTGCTGTGTCCTGTTCTGTCATGGAAAAA ttttttaaagcaaatcatcttgaagataaaattaaaataatagagGCACGTCCTGAGTTGCTGACGTCTGCTCATTTGGAAGATAAAAAG ATTTCTGTTCTTGTGGGAGAGCCGTTTTTTACTACAAGTTTGTTGCCGTGGCATAATCTGTATTTCTGGTATGCTAGGACTGCTGTGACCAGTCACCTTACAAGTAATGTCACTGTCCTACCTCAGTCTGCTTCTTTGCACATGGTAATTGTGGAGTTTCAG gaCTTATGGAGAATCCGGAGTCCATGTGGCACCTGTGAAGGTTTTGACGTCCAGACTATGGATGATATGATTAAT aattCTCTGAATTTTAGGGAATCCAAGGAAGCAGAACCTCACCCTCTGTGGGAGTATCCTTGCAAGTCACTTTCTGACCCCCAGGAAGTTTTGATATTTGACTTCAGAAAGCCTGTACCACAAGACTGTCTCAGCACAGAGGGTTCTGTAAATCTTTTACG gaaaggaaagagcCATGGAGCAGTTCTGTGGATGGAATATCATCTTGCTGCTGATATCTCTGTTAGTACAGGACTGATGCAGATTTCTAATGAAAAG GGAAACTGTGAATGGAATCCCCACTGCAAGCAAGCTGTCTATTTCTTCAGTTCTGTTACTGAACCAGAAACTCTATCAGACCTTCCTAGTGCCATCACATACACTATAAATTTCAACACAAAGACAGGAGAGATTGCCATGGATTTTAAGCTACTGTAA